A single Nycticebus coucang isolate mNycCou1 chromosome 16, mNycCou1.pri, whole genome shotgun sequence DNA region contains:
- the LOC128568139 gene encoding spermatid perinuclear RNA-binding protein-like codes for MRSIRSFANDDCHVMVKHSTIYPSPEELEAVQNMVSTVECALKHVSDWLDETNKGTKTEDETEGKKDEAGENYSKDQGGRTLCGVMRIGLVAKGLLIKDDMDLELVLMCKDKPTETLLNTVKDNLPVQIQKLTEEKYQVEQCINEASIIIRNTKEPTLTLKVILTSPLIRDELEKKDGENVSLKDPPDLLDRQKCLNALASLRHAKWFQARANGLKSCVIVLRILRDLCNRVPTWAPLKGWPLELICEKSIGTCNRPLGAGEALRRVMECLASGILLPGGPGLHDPCEQDPTDALSYMTIQQKEEITHSAQHTLRLSAFGQIYKVLEMDPLSSSKPFQKYSWSVTDKEGAGSSTLKRPFEDGLGDDKDPNKKMK; via the exons atgagatctATTCGATCTTTTGCCAATGATGATTGCCATGTTATGGTGAAACATTCAACAATCTATCCATCCCCAGAGGAACTTGAAGCTGTTCAGAATATGGTGTCTACTGTTGAATGCGCTCTTAAACATGTCTCAGATTGGTTGGATGAAACAAAtaaaggcacaaaaacagaggatgagacagaagggaagaaagacGAGGCTGGAGAAAACTATTCCAA ggatCAAGGTGGTCGGACATTGTGCGGTGTAATGAGGATTGGCCTGGTTGCAAAAGGTttgctgattaaagatgatatGGACTTGGAGCTGGTTTTAATGTGCAAAGACAAACCCACAGAGACCCTGTTAAATACAGTCAAAGATAACCTTCCTGTTCAAATTCAGAAACTCACAGAGGAGAAATACCAAGTGGAACAGTGTATAAATGAGGCATCTATTATAATTCGGAATACAAAAGAGCCCACACTAACTTTGAAGGTGATACTTACTTCCCCTCTAATTAGAGACGAATTGGAGAAGAAGGATGGAGAAAATGTTTCATTGAAAGATCCTCCAGACTTATTGGACAGGCAGAAATGCTTAAATGCCTTGGCGTCTCTTCGACATGCCAAATGGTTTCAGGCCAGGGCAAATGGATTAAAATCATGTGTAATTGTCCTCCGAATTCTGCGTGATTTGTGCAACAGAGTCCCCACATGGGCACCATTAAAAGGATGGCCACTAGAACTTATATGTGAAAAGTCTATAGGTACTTGTAATCGACCTTTGGGTGCTGGGGAGGCCTTGAGAAGAGTAATGGAGTGTTTGGCGTCTGGAATACTACTGCCTGGGGGTCCTGGTCTTCATGATCCTTGTGAGCAAGATCCAACAGATGCTCTGAGTTATATGACCATACAGCAAAAAGAAGAGATTACCCACAGTGCACAGCACACACTCAGACTGTCAGCCTTTGGCCAGATTTATAAAGTGCTGGAGATGGACCCCCTTTCATCTAGTAAGCCTTTTCAGAAGTATTCCTGGTCAGTTACTGATAAAGAAGGTGCTGGGTCTTCAACTCTAAAGAGGCCATTTGAAGATGGATTAGGGGATGATAAAGACCCCAATAAGAAGATGAAATGA